The nucleotide sequence AAGATTAAACAAGAAGCTGACAAGATACCAAGACAAAATCAGCTGTCAATAGAGATGGTTATAAGTTAAAATGCTCATTAGCGTAAGGTTTAAAACCCTACGCTAATAAGCTAAATTGACGACTTATTTTGGCAAAATGAAGCGACTTTTAAAAATTACTTTATTGATAATCAGTATATTATGATTTTTAAAAACAAATTTTAGAATTTAGTCGGACAGGTCTGATATTAACTAAATTTTAAATTATTATGAAAAAACTATTTTATCAATTCGTTTTGTTATTATTTGCAGGTATTCTTGATAACAGTTCTAATGCTCAGAATGTTTTTATCCCGGATACCAACTTCAGAGCTTTCTTAAATACTACATATCCAACTTTTATGGATATTACAGGCGACAGCTTAATTCCCGACTCAGCGGCAACGCTTACCGGAGCATTGGATTGTAACACTCAAAACATTGCCGATTTAACAGGTATAGGATTTTTTGTTAATATTATTCAGCTTTATTGTTATAGTAATCAATTAACCGCATTACCTGATTTATCAGCTAATACTGCTTTACAATGGCTTTATTGTTATAATAATCAATTAACCGCATTACCTGTTTTATCAGCTAATACTGCTTTACAATGGCTTTATTGTTATAATAATCAATTAACCGCATTACCTGATTTATCAGCTAATACTGCTTTACAATGGCTTTATTGTTATAATAATCAATTAANNNNNNNNNNNNNNNNNNNNNNNNNNNNNNNNNNNNNNNNNNNNNNNNNNNNNNNNNNNNNNNNNNNNNNNNNNNNNNNNNNNNNNNNNNNNNNNNNNNNCCGCATTACCTGTTTTATCAGCTAATACTGCTTTACTATATCTTCGTTGTCAGAATAATCAATTAACCTCATTACCTGTTTTGTCAGCAAATACTGCTTTACTATACCTTTGGTGTGATAATAATCAATTAACCGCATTACCTGATTTATCAACTAATATTGCTTTACAACAGCTTCGTTGTTATAATAATCAATTAACCGCATTACCTGTTTTATCAGCTAATACTGCTTTACTAGAGCTTTTTTGTTCTAATAATCAATTAACCACATTACCTGATTTATCAGCAAATACTGCTTTACAAGGGCTAACTTGTTTTAATAATCAATTAACCACATTACCTGATTTATCAGCAAATACTGCTTTACAAGGGCTAACTTGTTCTAATAATCAATTAACCGCATTACCTGTTTTATCAGCTAATACTGCTTTACTATATCTTTATTGTTATAATAATCAATTAACCTCATTACCTGTTTTATCAGCTAATACTGCTTTACAAAGGCTTTGGTGTTATAATAATCAATTAACCTCCCTGCCTACCCTTACGAATAATACTGCTTTGCAATGGCTTGATTGTAATAATAATAAATTAGACTTTTCAGATGCAAGAGAGTTAAGAATAGCTGATACCATTTCAACACTTGCCACTTATAGTTACAGCCCGCAAAATCCTTTTGGCATACCCGATACTTTTGATCTGAATGCGGGAGACACGCTCATATTAAGCATAGCGAGCCAGGATTCTGCGTTAAGCTACCAGTGGTTCAGGGGAACAGATACCATTGTGGGCGCTACAGATACACTTTTAATAATTCCTAATGTTACACTGGCAGACAGCGGGGTTTATACCTGCAGGTCGTACGGTACAGCACTTCTATTCCCTTCTCCTATGACCTTTAGCCCCGGCATCAGCAGCTTTGTTTCAGAGCCGCTTTTGGTGAACATTTCAGGGCCTTCTGCTTCAATATCTTATCAAAATAATGTTTCATGTAATGGAGGCCAGGATGGAGAAGCAGCAGTAACCGTAACCGGCGGCACCCCGCCATACACCTTACAATGGTCCGATAGTTTAGCACAAATTACGGACACTGCATATAGTTTGTTTGCAGATATTTATTATGTTGTGGTAACAGATTCATTGGGCGCTGTTGACACTGCACTTCTAACAATTACTGAACCACCTGCCATTACCGGAAACCAAACCCTCAACATCTGTGCAGGTGACAGTGTAGTAGTTGGGACCAATGTTTACAACACTACCGGAATTTACATTGATACATTAACAGCTTCAAATGGCTGCGACAGCACATTCACCACCGACTTAACCGTTAATCCATTGCCAACTGTCAGCTTTACCGGCTTAGACACAAGCTATTGTCTTAATGATGCCGCAGTAACCCTTACAGGCACACCAACAGGCGGAACATTCAGTGGCACAGGAATCAGCAGCAGCCAGTTCAACCCTGCCAATGCCGACACGGGAACACACACAATCACCTACACTTATACTGATGGAAACAACTGTACAGACAGCATCTCCCAAAATGTAACAGTTAATAATTGTTTAGGCATCAATGATCAATCATCAATAAACAATGATCAATTAAAAGTATATCCCAACCCAAACACCGGTGAATTCACCGTAACATTCAAAATAACAGAAAAGCAGCATATCAACCTCAAAGTATTTAACATAAAAGGTCAGGTAATTTATGAAGAAAATATAAGTGGTTTTACAGGCAAGTATCAAAATAAAATAGATATAAGTGGCTATGCAAAAGGAATATATAGCTTACAATTATCAACTAACAACGGCATAATTAACAAAAATATAATTCTGGAATAAAGCATATCATTAACCCCTCGATTTATCGAGGGGAATAAAGTAAAAAAAATCTAACATAATCGTTTTAACGGTTTAAACTCTAAACAATCAAAATTATGAAAACAATTAACAAAACCCCAAAAAAAGGTTACCCTATGCTTACGCACACAGAAGAGCTTCAGCACACAGGTGTGAAATCTTTACCCCGTTGGATTTCTTATTATTCAACTCGGGGTCTTTTATTTAACAGAGCAAAAACTGCAATAGTTGCAGTATCTATTATTGCCTGCTGCCTGTTGCCTGCTGCCAACTGTTTCTCCCAATCACTCCAATGGGCTTTCGGCATGGGTGATACATCAGACGATCTCGGCTTTGATATTGTTTTAGACGGCTCCGGAAATATCTATGTAACCGGGAGCTTTATGGGTACATTAGAATTCGTTCCCGCATTAGACACCCTCATAAGCGCAGGAAAGGAAGATATATTCCTGGCAAAATTCGATTCCTCGGGCAGCTTAATATGGGCAAGAAGAGCCGGGGGAGATTCCACTGACGAAGCCCGTTCGGTGGCCCTTGACGATTTTGGCAATATATATATTACAGGAAACTTTAGCGATACCGCATACTTCGGGGCCGATACCCTGATCGCAAATAGTTCCGCCTGGGATATTTTCCTTGCAAAATATGATGCCTCAGGGTTTTTTATTGGAGCCGTTGGTTTTGGAAGCAGCGGAACCACTAGGGATGATTTTGGCCGCAGCATCAGCACTGATGCTTCCGGAAATGTATATGTAACCGGTGTCTTTACCGATACCGCTGACTTTGACCCGGGACCGGGCACGGACACTTTGATAAGCAATGGAAATGATGGCATGTTCATCGTAAAATTTGACTCAGCAGGGAATCATATATGGGCGTTCAGCATTGATGGCACAGCCAATCCTAATAATTACGGGCCCTGGGGATTTATTGCTGACGCATCCGGTAATTTATACATTACAGGGGTATTTGAGGGCATTAAAGATTTTGACCCGGTGGGTACGGTAAATCTAACAGCGGTTGACAGCGCTGAGATATTCTTAGCAAAATACGATTCCTCAGGCAATATTGTCTGGGCCAAGAGTATGGGCGGGTCGGGTATTGATAAAGCTTATTCTATATCGCAAGACATATTTGGCAACATCTATATATCAGGTGAGTTTACAGGAACAGCCAATTTTAATCCTGCGGGTACTGACACCCTGGTAAGTAACGGAGTTGACGTCTTCCTGGCAAAATACGATCCTTCCGGAAACTACCTCTGGGCATTTAACCTTGATAATGTTGCAGGGCTTGATGTAGCTAACTATATTGTTAATGATGAAGTAGGAAACGTGTATTTATCCGCTATTATTACGGGAACTACCGACTTTAACCCTGGACCGGGAACAGACACCCTGACGAATGCCGGAGACGGTGACATTTTTATTGCTAAATACGACTCAGCAGGGGGTTTTTTATCAGTAGTAAGCATGGGAGGCCCCGGATTTGACTTAGCGCTCGGCATAGAAGCAGACGCTTTGGGTAACCTCTTCCTCACCGGTGTATTCTCAGATACTGCCGACTTTGACCCGGGTGTTGGTATAACTAATCTCATAAGTAATGGAGGTTTTGAAATTTTCATAGCCAAATACAGCACACCCCCGC is from Cytophagales bacterium and encodes:
- a CDS encoding T9SS type A sorting domain-containing protein, translating into MSANTALLYLWCDNNQLTALPDLSTNIALQQLRCYNNQLTALPVLSANTALLELFCSNNQLTTLPDLSANTALQGLTCFNNQLTTLPDLSANTALQGLTCSNNQLTALPVLSANTALLYLYCYNNQLTSLPVLSANTALQRLWCYNNQLTSLPTLTNNTALQWLDCNNNKLDFSDARELRIADTISTLATYSYSPQNPFGIPDTFDLNAGDTLILSIASQDSALSYQWFRGTDTIVGATDTLLIIPNVTLADSGVYTCRSYGTALLFPSPMTFSPGISSFVSEPLLVNISGPSASISYQNNVSCNGGQDGEAAVTVTGGTPPYTLQWSDSLAQITDTAYSLFADIYYVVVTDSLGAVDTALLTITEPPAITGNQTLNICAGDSVVVGTNVYNTTGIYIDTLTASNGCDSTFTTDLTVNPLPTVSFTGLDTSYCLNDAAVTLTGTPTGGTFSGTGISSSQFNPANADTGTHTITYTYTDGNNCTDSISQNVTVNNCLGINDQSSINNDQLKVYPNPNTGEFTVTFKITEKQHINLKVFNIKGQVIYEENISGFTGKYQNKIDISGYAKGIYSLQLSTNNGIINKNIILE